One segment of Candidatus Omnitrophota bacterium DNA contains the following:
- a CDS encoding glycosyl transferase family 36 — translation MPKFKTKYGYFTDDGKEYVITRPDTPRPWINILSNGEYGLVMSQTGSGYSWWKNASLARMTRWLQDMVKDDMGRYVFVKDRDTKKVWSLGWKPLCPKFDFYEVRNGIGYTVITSKINDIKSSATVFVPPGENLEIWKITIKNEGSRARRLSLYTYLEWCLGNADDTHREFQKTFIDTWFDKKLGAIFGKKKKHLVPKYVSSGMAEYPLGGFASISGKCASYEGDKERFFGMYRSIINPVGLEKDKLTNTAGAWYDPIACLQTNVDIKPGSEKVVIYTIGHLEDEKKAKALIKKYHSVAEADKAFKRTKNFWADLLSPLEVETPDAAFDILTNTWLKYQTIAGRLWAKTAYYQFSGGYGFRDQLQDSQVFLPLKSELCKEQILMHAAHQFTDGLVHHWWHQLTKIGALTNMTDNLLWMPYILFSYLEETKDFKFLDAKVPYLDGKAGTLYQHCCKAIDKVLSRFSERGLPFMGDGDWNDGFNLIGGDWKGESVWLAQFLYGVLTKFTPLAERKKDNARAKYYMTRARKLKAAVNKYCWDGEWYFAATRDDGKLVGSRECKEGKTYLMTQTWGVINDVSTKERKIKSMDSVWKYLQKDYGPLLIAPGFSVPDEHIGYITRYAPGVRENGAVYTHAACWAIMAECCLGRGDKAFEFYSSFCPVKRGMAPDVYKCEPYVTPGNTNGPQAADYGAGGWTWYSGSGGWLYRVATNWILGVRPTYEGLLIDPCIPSKWGGFKMRRKYGKSVYNIEVENPRHVCKGVRQTYLDGKKIDSNIIKDLSDGKTHQVKVVMG, via the coding sequence ATGCCCAAATTCAAAACCAAATACGGCTATTTTACCGACGACGGTAAAGAATATGTCATAACAAGGCCGGATACGCCGAGGCCCTGGATAAATATATTATCGAACGGCGAATACGGGCTTGTTATGTCGCAGACAGGCTCGGGGTACAGCTGGTGGAAGAATGCCAGCCTCGCGCGGATGACCAGATGGCTCCAGGACATGGTCAAAGACGACATGGGCCGGTACGTATTTGTAAAAGACCGGGATACCAAAAAGGTCTGGTCGCTTGGCTGGAAACCGCTCTGCCCCAAGTTCGATTTTTATGAAGTGCGTAACGGTATCGGATATACCGTAATAACATCGAAAATCAACGATATAAAATCCTCCGCTACAGTATTTGTCCCGCCCGGTGAAAATCTCGAGATATGGAAAATAACGATAAAGAACGAAGGCTCCCGCGCCCGGCGTTTAAGTTTATATACCTACCTTGAATGGTGTCTCGGTAATGCCGACGACACACACCGCGAATTCCAAAAAACTTTTATAGATACCTGGTTCGATAAAAAACTGGGCGCTATTTTCGGAAAGAAGAAAAAACATCTCGTCCCGAAATACGTGTCATCAGGCATGGCCGAATATCCTCTGGGAGGTTTCGCCTCCATCAGCGGGAAATGCGCCTCTTATGAAGGAGATAAAGAGCGCTTTTTTGGCATGTACAGGAGCATAATAAACCCGGTAGGACTGGAGAAGGACAAGCTTACAAACACCGCCGGAGCCTGGTACGATCCGATAGCGTGTCTGCAAACCAATGTAGATATAAAGCCTGGTTCCGAGAAGGTCGTAATTTATACCATCGGCCATCTGGAGGACGAGAAGAAGGCCAAAGCGCTTATAAAAAAATATCACAGCGTTGCGGAGGCCGACAAGGCGTTTAAGCGCACTAAGAATTTCTGGGCGGATCTATTAAGTCCCCTCGAAGTAGAAACCCCGGACGCGGCATTCGATATACTGACGAATACGTGGCTCAAATATCAGACGATCGCGGGCCGATTATGGGCGAAGACGGCGTACTATCAGTTTTCCGGCGGATACGGGTTCAGGGATCAGTTGCAGGATTCTCAGGTATTCCTGCCGCTCAAGAGCGAGTTGTGTAAAGAGCAGATACTGATGCACGCCGCCCATCAATTTACCGACGGTTTGGTTCACCACTGGTGGCACCAGCTGACAAAGATAGGCGCCCTTACCAACATGACCGACAACCTCCTGTGGATGCCATACATACTATTCAGTTACTTAGAAGAGACGAAGGATTTTAAGTTCCTCGACGCAAAAGTGCCGTACCTCGACGGTAAGGCGGGCACGCTCTACCAGCATTGCTGTAAGGCGATCGATAAAGTCCTGTCGAGATTCAGCGAAAGAGGCCTTCCCTTTATGGGCGACGGCGACTGGAACGACGGGTTTAATCTTATAGGCGGCGATTGGAAGGGCGAGAGCGTGTGGCTGGCGCAGTTCCTTTACGGTGTACTTACGAAATTTACTCCGCTTGCCGAACGGAAAAAAGATAACGCCCGCGCGAAATATTACATGACACGCGCGCGGAAGCTGAAAGCCGCGGTAAATAAATACTGCTGGGACGGCGAATGGTACTTCGCGGCGACCAGGGACGACGGGAAGCTCGTCGGAAGCCGGGAGTGTAAAGAGGGTAAGACTTATCTTATGACGCAAACCTGGGGAGTTATTAATGATGTTTCTACGAAAGAGCGCAAGATAAAGTCGATGGACTCTGTCTGGAAATATCTGCAGAAAGATTATGGCCCGTTATTGATAGCGCCGGGATTTTCCGTGCCCGACGAGCATATAGGGTACATTACCAGGTATGCGCCGGGTGTAAGGGAAAACGGCGCGGTATATACGCATGCGGCGTGCTGGGCTATCATGGCCGAGTGCTGTCTCGGGCGGGGAGACAAAGCGTTCGAGTTCTATTCGAGTTTCTGCCCAGTAAAACGCGGCATGGCCCCGGATGTTTATAAGTGCGAGCCATATGTTACCCCCGGCAACACTAATGGCCCGCAGGCCGCCGACTACGGCGCCGGCGGATGGACGTGGTATTCCGGCTCGGGCGGGTGGCTGTACAGGGTTGCGACCAACTGGATCCTCGGGGTCAGGCCGACCTATGAAGGGCTCCTGATAGACCCATGCATACCATCGAAGTGGGGCGGGTTTAAAATGAGACGCAAATACGGCAAATCGGTGTATAATATAGAAGTGGAAAATCCCCGGCATGTCTGCAAAGGCGTAAGGCAAACGTATCTGGACGGGAAAAAGATAGATTCGAACATAATCAAAGACTTAAGCGACGGCAAGACCCATCAAGTAAAAGTGGTAATGGGATAG